In the genome of Vicia villosa cultivar HV-30 ecotype Madison, WI linkage group LG7, Vvil1.0, whole genome shotgun sequence, one region contains:
- the LOC131616672 gene encoding 16 kDa phloem protein 2-like, producing the protein MPRGTLEVVLISAKGLDDNDFLTSVDPYVILTYRAQEHKSNVQEGAGSNPQWNETFLFTVSDAASELNLKIMEKDNYSDDNIGEAKISLDAVLEEGSVPESVYKLVKEDEYCGEIKVALTFKPERNEEQGYNKEEESGGWKESSRDF; encoded by the exons ATGCCTCGTGGAACGCTTGAAGTTGTTTTGATCAGTGCCAAAGGCCTTGATGACAATGATTTTCTCA CTAGCGTAGATCCTTACGTGATCCTTACTTACAGAGCACAGGAGCACAAGAGTAATGTGCAAGAAG GTGCTGGATCCAACCCTCAATGGAATGAAACCTTTCTTTTCACTGTTTCTGATGCTGCTTCTGAGCTCAATCTAAAGATAATGGAAAAGGACAACTATAGTGATGATAATATTGGAGAAGCAAA AATTTCTTTGGATGCGGTGCTTGAAGAGGGTAGTGTTCCAGAGAGTGTTTACAAACTTGTAAAGGAAGATGAATATTGTGGTGAGATTAAGGTGGCTCTCACTTTTAAACCcgag AGAAATGAAGAACAGGGTTACAACAAGGAAGAGGAGAGTGGTGGATGGAAAGAATCATCAAGAGATTTTTGA
- the LOC131616668 gene encoding 16 kDa phloem protein 2-like, translating to MPRGTLEVVLISAKGLEDNDFLSSIDPYVILTYRAQERKSNVQEGAGSNPQWNETFLFTVSDSASELTLRVMEKDKFSSDDNLGEAIIPLDAVLEEGSIPESVYKLVKEDEYCGEIKVALTFTPERNHEQGYNEEEESCGGWKESARDF from the exons ATGCCTCGTGGAACACTAGAAGTTGTTTTGATCAGTGCCAAAGGCCTTGAAGACAATGATTTTCTCT CTAGCATAGATCCTTATGTGATCCTTACTTACAGAGCACAGGAGCGCAAGAGTAATGTGCAAGAAG GTGCTGGATCCAATCCTCAATGGAATGAAACCTTTCTTTTCACTGTTTCTGATTCTGCTTCTGAGCTCACTCTTAGGGTAATGGAAAAGGACAAGTTTAGTAGTGATGATAACCTTGGAGAAGCAAT AATTCCTTTAGATGCTGTGCTCGAAGAGGGTAGTATTCCAGAAAGTGTTTACAAACTTGTGAAGGAAGATGAATATTGTGGTGAGATTAAGGTGGCTCTCACTTTTACACCTGAG AGAAATCATGAACAAGGCTACAATGAAGAGGAGGAGAGCTGTGGTGGATGGAAAGAATCAGCAAGAGATTTTTGA